The Cellulophaga sp. L1A9 genome window below encodes:
- a CDS encoding PEP/pyruvate-binding domain-containing protein → MKTKSISTFILFLFAATLFSQKLSNEKITEQINTYKNDIRGPYKDIRWFCTDGSIRQPKDPCPENVGPGVQHARYKDAVVALGESNHIYLGQILAYTDVKEFWDLERNHSRLKQYQLDKYLRTIDDGWILQKGQFYRGSIQSEDEQAWGIEFYKWLLADKERVAQNYFLIRQSLKDIPHEGDDNTSQLMRSQSKVISDAYEPFMDLRVKIHSQPEFVDIQKVKDFKQKHTAKLTTSLSKQIDALITTMQTFYKPIDASTFLANAPLVKKTAIGKKIDAYAITSATDTPKSIIINSSDLLLELRVAILEETNPEIKLQLLDISLKVEDILFKNAPKWEPESVNVLLEKICYLGMATAGAGYAETWEWEQLMGSLSKYQAPKMTLGELTAVLENARREVEWSAAMVKATYQDIVNEYTGFEPKAYGFIDDKIRGSIALYLGKAVGDLGDFIAKESSLSNKVLDVQNQSTFRGLNPGYAYGELVVVDGSPDEIEVASDKIYIFQRPPADLKPVAGIGTVAEGNMVSHVQLLARNLGIPNTALSDENLKDLLAYNGQKVFYAVSNKGNVILKLEKDMAADELALFTKKERKEEKIAVPVANIRLDETAILNMRSVDAEDSGKLCGPKAANLGQLKKMFPDNVVEGLVIPFGIFRDHMDQPMPGQTVTYWKFLNNMFAEADKMRETNVPEKEVENYQLLQLETLRTAIKIMPLKDSFTSSLEKEFSTVFGENLGAVPVFLRSDTNMEDLKDFTGAGLNLTIFNAVAKEKIIAGIKDVWASPYTERSFKWRQKYLLNPENVFPSILVIPSVDVDYSGVLITKGLNSGNEKDLTIAFSRGAGGAVDGQSAETYEIKNSGGYDLLAPAREPYHNTLPVTGGTGKKLATFEKSVLNEQNIEEIRLLAETIRKRMPTETNTDYKGAYDVELGFKDNKLWLFQIRPFVENKKALSSAYLESITPKINTNKEIPLSIKL, encoded by the coding sequence ATGAAAACCAAATCAATTTCTACTTTTATTCTGTTTTTATTCGCCGCCACCTTATTTTCTCAAAAGCTTAGCAATGAAAAGATTACAGAACAAATAAATACCTATAAAAACGATATAAGAGGACCTTATAAAGATATTCGTTGGTTTTGTACTGACGGCAGTATTCGCCAACCAAAAGATCCGTGTCCTGAGAATGTTGGACCAGGGGTCCAACATGCGCGTTATAAAGATGCTGTAGTTGCTTTAGGAGAGAGCAATCATATTTATTTAGGACAGATTTTAGCATATACAGATGTAAAAGAATTTTGGGATTTAGAGCGCAATCACTCCCGTTTAAAACAATATCAATTAGATAAGTATTTAAGAACTATTGATGACGGATGGATTTTACAAAAAGGGCAATTTTACAGAGGTTCCATTCAATCTGAAGATGAGCAAGCTTGGGGTATTGAATTTTATAAATGGCTATTAGCCGATAAAGAGCGTGTGGCTCAAAATTATTTCTTAATCCGACAATCTTTAAAAGATATTCCGCATGAGGGTGATGATAACACCTCACAATTAATGCGCAGCCAGTCTAAAGTAATTTCTGATGCCTATGAACCTTTTATGGATCTTAGGGTGAAAATCCATAGTCAACCAGAATTTGTAGACATTCAAAAAGTAAAAGATTTTAAACAGAAACATACTGCAAAACTAACTACAAGCCTTAGCAAACAAATTGATGCTTTGATAACTACCATGCAAACCTTTTATAAACCTATAGATGCTTCTACATTTTTAGCAAATGCTCCTCTTGTAAAAAAAACAGCCATAGGAAAGAAAATTGATGCGTATGCGATTACTTCCGCAACGGATACTCCAAAGAGTATTATCATTAATTCTTCTGATTTACTTTTGGAATTGAGAGTTGCTATCTTAGAAGAAACAAATCCTGAGATTAAATTACAATTGCTTGATATCTCTTTAAAAGTTGAAGATATCCTATTTAAAAATGCTCCCAAATGGGAACCGGAATCAGTAAATGTTCTATTAGAAAAAATCTGCTATTTAGGAATGGCAACTGCAGGCGCTGGCTATGCTGAAACATGGGAATGGGAACAGTTGATGGGGTCGTTAAGCAAATATCAAGCTCCAAAAATGACCTTAGGCGAGCTTACAGCTGTTTTAGAAAATGCCCGCAGAGAGGTGGAATGGAGCGCAGCTATGGTAAAAGCTACGTATCAAGACATTGTTAATGAGTACACAGGTTTTGAGCCTAAAGCTTATGGTTTTATAGATGACAAAATCAGAGGATCTATAGCCTTATATTTAGGTAAAGCTGTAGGTGATTTAGGCGATTTTATTGCAAAAGAATCTTCTTTGAGTAACAAGGTATTAGACGTACAAAACCAAAGCACGTTTAGAGGATTAAACCCCGGCTATGCCTATGGAGAATTGGTCGTGGTTGATGGTTCTCCTGATGAGATAGAAGTAGCCTCTGATAAGATTTATATTTTTCAACGCCCTCCAGCAGACTTAAAACCTGTTGCAGGAATAGGAACTGTTGCAGAAGGTAACATGGTTTCTCATGTTCAATTATTAGCCCGTAACCTAGGCATCCCAAATACCGCATTATCCGATGAAAATTTAAAAGATTTACTGGCTTATAATGGTCAAAAAGTATTTTATGCGGTCTCTAATAAGGGAAATGTTATTCTAAAATTAGAGAAAGACATGGCTGCAGATGAATTAGCCTTGTTTACTAAAAAAGAACGGAAGGAAGAAAAAATTGCTGTGCCTGTGGCTAATATTCGTTTAGACGAAACTGCAATTCTAAATATGCGTAGTGTTGATGCGGAAGATTCAGGAAAGCTCTGTGGACCAAAAGCGGCCAATTTAGGACAGTTAAAAAAGATGTTCCCTGACAATGTTGTAGAGGGATTAGTGATTCCTTTTGGGATTTTTAGAGATCACATGGATCAGCCTATGCCAGGACAAACGGTTACGTACTGGAAGTTCCTTAACAATATGTTTGCGGAAGCAGATAAAATGCGAGAAACTAATGTTCCTGAAAAAGAAGTAGAAAACTATCAACTCCTGCAATTAGAAACTTTAAGAACGGCTATAAAAATAATGCCGCTAAAAGATAGCTTTACCTCTTCCTTAGAAAAAGAATTCTCAACAGTTTTTGGTGAAAATTTAGGAGCTGTTCCGGTATTCTTGCGCAGTGACACCAACATGGAAGATTTAAAGGATTTTACGGGAGCCGGACTTAATTTAACCATTTTTAATGCGGTAGCTAAAGAAAAAATTATTGCAGGTATTAAAGATGTATGGGCTTCGCCTTACACAGAACGTAGCTTCAAATGGAGACAGAAATATTTATTAAACCCAGAAAATGTTTTCCCATCTATTTTGGTTATCCCTAGTGTAGATGTAGATTATTCTGGTGTTTTAATTACCAAAGGATTAAATTCTGGAAATGAAAAAGATTTAACCATAGCCTTTAGTCGTGGTGCTGGTGGTGCTGTTGACGGTCAATCTGCAGAAACTTATGAAATTAAGAACTCTGGGGGCTATGACTTATTAGCGCCTGCACGGGAACCGTACCATAATACCTTACCTGTTACGGGTGGTACTGGTAAAAAATTAGCAACTTTTGAA
- a CDS encoding formylglycine-generating enzyme family protein, with product MKFLLPLLFALLLVNTQCKEQKKEELVKEEDKAAVEISKKEALKEILVAQPTDIVAPEGMVWIPGGTFNQGAVPQDKMAMDHEKPMHEVQVDGFFMDITEVTNAQFAKFVNETGYVTVAEREIDWEEMKAQLPEGTPKPHDSILQPGALIFKKTKNSVPNLYDFSQWWEWKIGADWKHPNGPKSTIQGKDKEPVVQISYEDAMAYCTWAGRRLPTEAEWEHASRGHQKQTIYFWGDDISKLASMANTWEGEFPVTNSKLDGFERRAAVMSYPANDFGLYDMAGNVWEWTSDWYSANYFKEVANNVALARNPQGPSKTYNPNNPYAIEKVIKGGSFLCSASYCASYRISSRMGSSPDSGAEHVGFRTVATPDMLVKN from the coding sequence ATGAAGTTCTTGTTACCATTACTTTTTGCGCTACTCTTAGTGAATACCCAATGTAAAGAACAAAAGAAAGAAGAACTAGTTAAAGAAGAAGATAAGGCTGCGGTTGAAATTTCAAAAAAAGAAGCTTTAAAGGAAATTTTAGTTGCACAACCTACAGATATAGTTGCACCTGAAGGTATGGTTTGGATTCCTGGAGGAACCTTTAATCAAGGAGCAGTGCCTCAAGATAAAATGGCAATGGATCATGAAAAACCAATGCATGAAGTACAGGTAGATGGTTTCTTTATGGATATTACGGAAGTTACCAATGCCCAATTTGCAAAATTTGTAAACGAAACTGGATATGTTACTGTTGCAGAACGAGAAATTGATTGGGAAGAAATGAAAGCACAACTGCCAGAAGGTACTCCAAAGCCACATGATTCTATTTTACAACCGGGAGCATTAATATTCAAGAAAACAAAAAACTCAGTTCCTAATTTATATGATTTTTCTCAATGGTGGGAATGGAAAATTGGAGCAGACTGGAAACATCCAAACGGACCAAAAAGTACGATACAAGGTAAAGACAAAGAACCTGTGGTTCAAATTTCTTATGAAGATGCTATGGCCTATTGTACTTGGGCAGGAAGAAGGTTGCCAACAGAAGCAGAATGGGAGCATGCTTCGCGTGGTCACCAAAAGCAAACCATATATTTCTGGGGTGATGATATTAGTAAGTTAGCGTCAATGGCAAACACTTGGGAAGGCGAGTTTCCTGTAACTAATTCAAAATTAGATGGCTTTGAACGTAGAGCAGCGGTAATGTCTTATCCTGCAAATGATTTTGGTTTGTATGATATGGCGGGTAACGTGTGGGAGTGGACTTCAGATTGGTACAGCGCTAATTATTTTAAAGAAGTAGCCAATAATGTTGCATTGGCAAGAAATCCTCAGGGGCCATCAAAAACATATAATCCTAACAACCCGTACGCTATAGAAAAAGTAATTAAAGGAGGTTCTTTTTTATGCAGTGCCTCATATTGTGCTAGTTATAGAATCTCTTCACGAATGGGATCAAGCCCAGATTCTGGAGCAGAACACGTAGGTTTTAGAACGGTGGCTACTCCAGATATGCTCGTTAAGAATTAA
- the trxB gene encoding thioredoxin-disulfide reductase, whose protein sequence is MSDKIERIKTLIIGSGPAGYTAAIYAARADLKPVVYTGMEPGGQLTTTTEVDNFPGYPEGIDGPTMMMQLQSQAERFGTEVRIGMITAVELSTEVGGIHKATVDDSIQIEAETVIISTGATAKYLNIPSEQKLRGGGVSACAVCDGFFYKNQDVAIVGAGDTAAEEASYLANICKSVTMLVRKDEMRASKAMQHRVHNIKNITVLYNTEVDEVLGGQVVEGLRMVNNVTGEKSEIDITGLFIAIGHKPNTDIFKGQLDMDETGYLITKGKSTKTNLPGVFACGDSQDKEYRQAITAAGTGCMSALDAERYLAAIETPASMA, encoded by the coding sequence ATGTCAGATAAAATTGAAAGAATTAAAACTTTAATTATTGGTTCAGGACCTGCGGGTTATACAGCTGCTATATATGCTGCAAGAGCAGATTTAAAGCCTGTTGTTTACACAGGAATGGAGCCAGGCGGACAATTAACGACAACAACAGAGGTTGATAATTTTCCTGGTTACCCTGAAGGGATTGATGGACCAACGATGATGATGCAATTGCAATCTCAAGCAGAACGTTTTGGTACAGAAGTTAGAATAGGAATGATTACTGCGGTAGAATTAAGCACAGAAGTGGGCGGTATTCATAAAGCTACGGTTGATGATTCTATCCAGATTGAAGCAGAAACGGTTATTATTTCAACGGGAGCAACTGCAAAGTACTTAAATATTCCTAGTGAACAAAAATTAAGAGGCGGAGGCGTTTCGGCATGTGCTGTTTGCGATGGTTTTTTCTATAAAAACCAGGATGTAGCTATTGTTGGGGCAGGAGATACTGCCGCAGAAGAAGCTTCTTATTTGGCAAACATTTGTAAAAGTGTTACCATGTTAGTTCGTAAGGACGAGATGAGAGCCTCAAAAGCGATGCAACATAGGGTTCATAATATAAAAAATATTACAGTTTTATATAATACGGAAGTTGATGAAGTATTAGGAGGACAAGTGGTAGAAGGTTTACGAATGGTAAATAATGTTACTGGTGAAAAATCAGAAATTGACATTACAGGATTATTTATTGCTATTGGTCATAAACCGAATACTGATATTTTTAAGGGTCAGTTAGATATGGATGAAACCGGCTACTTAATCACAAAGGGAAAATCTACTAAAACGAACCTTCCAGGAGTGTTTGCTTGTGGAGATTCTCAAGATAAAGAATACAGACAAGCGATTACAGCAGCAGGAACAGGTTGTATGTCAGCTTTAGATGCCGAACGTTATTTGGCGGCAATAGAAACACCGGCCTCAATGGCTTAA